One Siniperca chuatsi isolate FFG_IHB_CAS linkage group LG3, ASM2008510v1, whole genome shotgun sequence genomic region harbors:
- the LOC122872413 gene encoding ATP synthase subunit d, mitochondrial-like, which translates to MAGRRVALKAIDWVAFAERVPPNQRGMFNALKTRSDAIAAKLNSLPETPAAIDWSYYRSAVAKAGMVDEFEKKFKALHVPEPVDTQTSAINSQEAEANKSASAYVEGSKARIAHYQKELDKFKNMIPFDQMTIEDLNNTFPETKLDKVKHPYWPHKPIAEL; encoded by the exons ATGGCAGGCCGTCGTGTTGCCCTGAAGGCCATTGACTGGGTGGCGTTTGCTGAGCGTGTTCCACCCAACCAGAGGGGCATGTTCAACGCACTGAAGACTCGCAGTGACGCCATCGCTGCCAA ACTAAACTCTCTGCCAGAGACTCCTGCAGCCATTGACTGGAGTTACTACAGGAGCGCAGTGGCCAAAGCCGGGATGGTTGATGAGTTTGAGAAGAAG TTCAAAGCCCTGCACGTCCCTGAGCCTGTTGACACACAGACGAGCGCCATCAATTCACAGGAGGCTGAAGCT AACAAAAGTGCATCAGCCTACGTCGAAGGATCTAAGGCTCGCATTGCTCATTATCAGAAAGAG TTGGATAAGTTTAAGAACATGATCCCCTTCGACCAGATGACCATCGAGGACCTCAACAACACCTTCCCTGAGACCAAGCTGGACAAGGTCAAACATCCCTACTGGCCCCACAAGCCCATTGCGGAACTGTAA